GGTGCGCGCAGGCCGTTGCGTTCGGGGCTGACCCCGCGGCGCAGGCGGGCGCTGACGTCGTGGACGGTGCCCAGGGACACCTCGGTCTCCCGGGCGACTTCGCGCAGGGTGGCCTCGGGGTGGGCGTGGATGTAGGCGGCGGCGCGGCGGCGGCCCTCGCCGGCGCCGACCGAGCGCAGTTTGCCGTCCAGGCCCAGGCGCTGGCCGCCGGGCGGGGTGGCGCACGCGGAGCGTTCGCGCAGGACGGCGATCGTCTTGGCGCTCAGTCCGGTGACGCTGGCGATGGCGCGGTCGGACCATTCGGGGTGGGCGAGAAGGACGCGTTCGGCTCCGGCGATGCGGTCGGCCCGTGAGAGCGGAAGTCCGTGGGAACTGTTGGCCTTCATGGCGAGTACGAGTGCTTCGGCGTCGGTGCACTCGACGAGCCGTGCTTTTATGCTGTGGTCGCCGCAGAGTTTCGCGGCCTCCAGCCTGTGGAGTCCGTCGATGATCCGCCAGCCGTCTTTCTGGACGAGTACGGGCGGTAATTCCGTACGGCCCGACGCTTCGACGAGCAATTGGAGATAGGCGGTGTTGATTCCGCCCTGGCGCAGGTGCAGTCCGGGCGACAGTGCATGGACCGGGAGTTCCTGTGCCGGTGTCTTCTCGATGTTCTGGGGGCCGATTCTCGGGCCGGTTCCTTCACCGGCCGCCGGTTCCCCGTACCGTAATGCGGCGGAACTCAAACTGTCTGCGATCACCGTAGCCCGCCCGTCTTTGAAAGCCATCCGGTGTGCCCTTTCTGCTGCCATTCCGGATGAGCGTCGCAGCGGTTTCTCTAGCCGCAGTAGAGGGTGGGTCGATGGTCGTCGGACTGCGGTTGGGGCGGGTTTCAGCGGTGTACGAGCAGGCCGCGGCTGCGCAGGACCCAGCGCTCCAGGGGGCTGAAGACCAGCAGGTCGATGGCGACGCCGACCAGCAGGATCAGCAGGATGGCCTCGAAGACCATGGCCATGTCGCTGGCGTTGCGGCCGTTCTCCAGGAGCTGGCCCAGGCCCAGGCCCAGGTCGGGGAAGGAGGCGATGATCTCGGCGGCCATCAGGGAGCGCCAGGCGAAGGCCCAGCCCTGTTTGAGGCCGGCGACGTAGCCGGGCAGGGCGGCCGGCAGCACCACGTGCCAGGTGCCTTTGAGGCCGGTGGCGCCCATGGTGCGGCCGGCCCGCAGGAACAGCGGCGGTACCTGGTCGACGCCGGAGACCAGGCCGTTGGCGATGGAGGGGACCGCGCCGAGCAGGATCACCGCGTACATCATCGAGTTGTTCAGGCCCAGCCAGATCACCGCGGGCGGCACCCAGGCCACCGAGGGCAGGGACTGCAGGCCGGACAGGATCGGGCCGATCGCCGCGCGCAGGAACTTCAGGCGGGCCACGAGCAGGCCCAGCGGGGTGCCGATGAGCAGGGCGAGCAGGAAGCCGGACAGGCCGCGCGAGACGGACGTCCAGATGTAGCCCAGGAGTTCGCCCTCCAGCCAGGCCTGGCGGGCCACGTCCCACACGGCGCCGGGGGCGGGCAGTTTGCTGGGGTCCTCCACGATGTGGAAGGAGATGAGGCCCTGCCACACCGCGAGGACCAGCGCGATGGCGGTGAGCGGGGGCAGGACCTTCTCCTTCAGGGTGAGGGTGAAGGGCGTGCGGATGGGCTGGGGGGTCTCCAGGGCGTCCAGGCCGGCGAGGTCGTTGTCGCTGCCGTCCTTGTGGGCGCCGGTCTCAGTACTGGCCATGTCGGCGGATCTCCCCCCGCAGCTGTTCGGTGATCTCGATGGAGAGTTCGGCGACGGCACTGTCCTCGATGCGGCGCGGCTGGGGGATGTCCACGGCCCATTCGCGGGCGATGCGCCCGGGGCGGGAGGACAGCAGGATCACGCGCTGGGCCAGGCGGGCGGCCTCGCGCACGTTGTGGGTGACGAACAGGACGGAGAGCTGTGTCTCGCTCCAGATGCGGGTCAGTTCGTCGTGCAGCACGTCGCGGGTGATGGCGTCCAGGGCGGCGAAGGGCTCGTCCATGAGCAGCAGGCGGCTCTCCTGGGCCAGGGCGCGGGCCAGCGCGACCCGCTGGCGCATGCCGCCGGACAGTTCGTGCACCCGCTTGTGGTGGGCGCCCTTGAGGCGCACGAGTGCCAGGAGCTCCTCGGCGCGTTCGCGGCGCCGTTTGGGGGCGATGCCGCGCAGTTTCAGGGCGAGTTCGATGTTCTTGCCGGCGGTCAGCCAGGGGAACAGGGCGTGTTCCTGGAACATCAGGGCGGGCCGGCCGTCGGTGGTGATCTCGCCGGTGGTGGGCTCGTCCAGGCCGGCGACGAGGTTGAGCAGGGTGGATTTGCCGCAGCCGGAGGCTCCCAGGAGGGTGACGAACTCGCCGGGTGCGACGGCGAGGCTGATGTCGTCCAGGACGAGCTGTGGCCCGGCGGGGCCCGTGAACGACTTGGAGACGTGCTCGAGGCGGGCGGCGTGGCGGGCCGTCGCGGCGGCGCCGGTGGCCTTGTCGAGGGTCGCGGTCATGGTGGTCACCTCCAGGAACTCAGCGAGGGGGTTGGCGCACGCCGAGGTTGGCGTCGTCCACCGGGCGGTGCCCGGCGGTTTTGAGGACCTTGTTGAGCAGGGTGAGGTCGTAGATGCCGGACAGGTCGGGGCGCTTGAGCAGGCCGGCCCGCACGGCGTGTGCGGCCTCGGTGCGCAAGGTGGCGGCCAGCGGGTCGTCGGTGAAGTCGATGGACTGCCAGGCCGGGTCCAGGACCTGCGGGGGCAGGGCCTTGCCGGCGTCGGCCTCCAGCTGGCGGTTGGCCGCGCGTTTGGCCCGGCCGGGGTGCTCCTCGATCCACCGGTTGGTGTCCACCGACGCCTTCAGCACCGCCTCGACGACCCGGGGATGCCGGGTGAGGAACTTCTGCGACACGATGATGTTGGTGATGACGAAGGTGTGGCCGGGCCACAGGCTCTTCTCGTCCAGCAGGACCCTGCCGCCCTGGGCGACGATCTTGGAGGCGGTCGGCTCCGGCACCCACGCGCCGTCGATGGAGCCGGACCGGTAGGCGTCGGGGGTGACCTTGTTGTCGCTGCGCACCACGGTCACCTCGCCCGTGCCGCTCTGCGCGTCGACCTGCCAGCCCTGCTGGGAGGCCCAGTTGAGGAAGGCGACGTCCTGGGTGTTGCCGAGCTGCGGGGTGGCGATCCTCTTGCCTCTGACGTCGTCCAGGGAGGTGATCCTCTTCGGGTTCACGACGAGTTTCACGCCGCCGGAGGCGGAGCCGCCGATGATCCGCAGGTTCGTGCCGCCCGACTTGGTGAACCCGTTGATCGCCGGGGAGGGGCCGATCCAGCCGATGTCGAGGGAGCCGGAGTTCAGGGCCTCGATCTCGGAGGGGCCCGCGTTGAAGGTGGCGTACCGGGCGCGGGTGGCGCCCAGCGCCTTTTGGAAGAAGCCCTGCCGGTTGCCGACCAGGGCGGTGGCGTGGGTGAGGTTGGCGAAGTAGCCGATCCGTACCGAGTCCAGGCCGTCGATCTTTTGTGCGCCGGCGGCGATCCGCACGGTGTCCTCGTCCTTGGCCTGCGAGCCGTAGCCGCAGCCGGCGGGCGCCAGCAGCAGCAGTGCGGCCAGCAGGGCGGGGGCGGCGCGCCGGGTCAGAAGTCCCATCCCTCGTCCTTGGCGGCGTGGGCGGCCGGGTCCGGCAGGGCGAAGGACTCGCCGACCATGCCCGCGGTCAGGGTGGTGCCGTCGGCCGGGTCGATGAGGATGAACGAGCCGGTGCGCCGGGAGTGGGCGTAGGTGTCCAGGGGCAGCGGTTCGGCGGTGCGCAGGCGCACTTGGCCGATGTCGTTGGCGACGAGCTGCCCGGGGTGCGGGTAGGGCGAGAGGTCCTCCAGGGTGAGGCGGGAGGGGATGTCGGTGACCAGGGCCTTGACGGTGCGGGTGCCGTGTTTGAGGAGCACCCGGTGGCCGGTGGTCAGCGGCTGGTCGGCGACGTGGCAGACGGTCGCGGTCACCTCGCGGGTGGTGGCGGGTGCGTCGGCGGCCGGCACGATCAGGTCGCCGCGGGAGATGTCGAGGTCGTCGTGGAGCAGCACGGTCACCGACTGCAGGGCCCAGGCCGTCTCGACGGGGCGGCCCAGGCGTTCGATGGCGGTGATGGTGGAGGTGCGGCCCGAGGGCAGTACGCGCACCTGCTGGCCGGTGCGGAAGGTGCCCTCGGCGATGCGGCCGGCGTAGCCGCGGTAGTCGGGGTGGCCGGGGCTCTGCGGGCGGATCACGTACTGCACGGGCAGCCGGGCCGTCAGGGGCGCCAGGTGGTCGCTGAGCGGCACGGTCTCCAGGTGTTCCAGGACGGTGGGGCCGCTGTACCAGTCCATGTGCGCGGAGGAGTCCACGACGTTGTCGCCGGCCAGCGCGCAGATGGGGATGACGGTGACCTCCGGGCCGCCCAGCTCCTTGACGTAGGCCGTGTACTGCTCGGCGATCGCCGCGAAGGCGGGCTCCTGGTAGCCGACGAGGTCCATCTTGTTGACGGCCAGGACGATCTGCGGGACGCGCAGCAGGGCGGCGATGGCGGTGTGGCGGCGGGTCTGTTCGACGACGCCGTTGCGGGCGTCGACCAGGATGATCGTCAGTTCCGCGGTGGAGGCGCCGGTGACCATGTTGCGGGTGTACTGCACGTGGCCGGGGGTGTCGGCGAGGATGAAGCGGCGCCTGGGGGTGGCGAAGTAGCGGTAGGCGACGTCGATGGTGATGCCCTGCTCGCGTTCGGCGCGCAGGCCGTCGGTGAGCAGCGCCAGGTCGGGGGCGGCCTGCCCGCGGTTGCGGGAGGCGTGGGCGACGGCCTCCAGCTGGTCGGCCAGGACCGACTTGGAGTCGTGCAACAGCCGTCCGACCAGGGTGGATTTGCCGTCGTCGACGGAGCCGGCGGTGGCGAAGCGCAGTGTGTCGGCGGCGGTGTCGCTCAGAACGCTCATCAGAAGTACCCCTCGCGCTTGCGGTCTTCCATCGCGGCCTCGGAGAGCTTGTCGTCGGCGCGGGTGGCGCCGCGCTCGGTGAGGCGGGACGCGGCGATCTCCGTGATGACCTTGTCGATGGTGTCGGCGTCGGAGTCCACCGCGCCGGTGCAGGACATGTCGCCGACGGTGCGGTAGCGCACCCGGCGCTTCTCGGCCCGCTCCCCCTCTTCGGGGCCGCCCCAGGGGCCGGCGGTCAGCCACATGTGGTGGCGCTGGAACACCTCGCGTTCGTGGGCGAAGTAGATGGCGGGCAGCTCGATGCGTTCGCGGGCGATGTACTGCCACACGTCCAGCTCGGTCCAGTTGGACAGCGGGAAGACCCGCACATGCTCGCGGGGCAGGTGGCGGCCGTTGTACAGGTTCCACAGCTCGGGGCGCTGGCGGCGCGGGTCCCACTGGGAGAACTCGTCGCGCAGGGAGAACACGCGTTCCTTGGCGCGGGCCTTTTCCTCGTCGCGGCGGCCGCCGCCGAAGACCGCGTCGAACCGTTCGCGCTGGATGGTGTCGGTCAGCGGGCGGGTCTGCAGTGGGTTGCGGGTGCCGTCGGGGCGCTCCTTGAGCACGCCGCGGTCGATGTAGTCCTGCACCAGGGCGACGTGCAGGCGCAGGCCGTGCTCGGCGACGACGCGGTCGCGGAAGGCAAGCACCTCGGGGAAGTTGTGGCCGGTGTCCACGTGCAGCAGCGCGAAGGGCACCGGCGCGGGGGTGAACGCCTTCAGCGCCAGGTGCAGCATGACGATGGAGTCCTTGCCGCCGGAGAAGAGGAGCACCGGGTTGTCGAACTCGCCCGCCACCTCGCGCAGGATGTGCACCGCCTCGGATTCCAGGGCGTCGGGGTGCGAGAGGGCGTAAGGGCTCTCGCCGCCCCCGCCGGCGGCCGTCACCGCATCGAGGGCCGGTGTCATAACAGTCCCCTTTCGGTGAGCAGGGCGTGCACGGCGGCGGCGGACTCCTGAACGCTCTGGTGCTGGGCGTGCAGGCGCAGGTCGGGTGCCGCGGGCTCCTCGTAGGGGTCGTCCACGCCGGTCAGGCCGGTCAGGTGGCCGGCGGCCTGCTTCGCGTACAGGCCCTTCACGTCGCGTGCGCTGCACACCTCCAGGGGGGTGGCGACGTGCACTTCGAGGTAGGGGGTGTGGTTGCTGTCGTGGCGTTTGCGCACCGCTTCGCGGCTGTCGGTGTACGGCGCGATCACCGGGGCCAGCGCCAGGATGCCGTTGCGGGCCAGGAGTTCGGCGACGTAGCCGATGCGCTGCACGTTGGTGTGGCGGTCGGTGCGCGAGAAGCCGAGGCCGGCCGAGAGCGCCTCGCGGATCTCGTCGCCGTCCAGGACCTCCACGCGGTGGCCCTCCGCGCGGAGCCGGGCGGCCAGCTCGTAGGCGATGGTGGTCTTGCCGGCGCTGGGCAGGCCGGTGAGCCAGACGGTGACTCCGGTCCTCACGGGCATCTCCTGGGGGGGGGTCGGGGGTGGTCGCCGGGGCGGGGTGCGCGGGTCAGAGCGGCCGGGCGGGCGGGTGCGGGGCGCCGAACCAGCGGGTCAGTGCGTCGGTGAGGTCGCTGTCGCTGCCGGGCGCGGTCCAGGCGACGTAGCCGTCGGGCCGGATGAGGAGGGCCTGCGGGGCCGGGCCTGCGGGGTGGGTGCTCCAGGTGGCGGTGACGAGGTCGATGCGGTGCGTCCAGTCCTTGGCGAGCTGGGCCGCCTTGCCGCCGGTGCCGTCCGCGCCGTCGGTGGTGATCAGTACGCCGCGGGCGGGATGCAGCAGTTCGGCGACGCGGGTGCGGGTGCCGTCGGGGCGGGTCAGTTCCTGCCGCGGCGGCATGCGCCGGCCCAGCAGGGGGTGGGCGCCCGGGCCCATGTCGTAGCGGATGCCCAGGCCGCTGAGGACGCCGGCCAGGTGGGCGGCCGCGTCCTTGTGGGTGAGCAGTTCGCCCAGTACCTCGCGCAGCGGGGCCATCTCCTGGCCGGTCAGGCGCAGTTCGATCGCGGCGCGGGCGTTGCGCGCCAGTTGCTCTCCGATCGGGTGGCGCTCGGCGTGGTAGGTGTCCAGGAGGGTGTCGGGGGCGTGGCCGGCCAGCACCGCGGCCAGTTTCCAGCCCAGGTTCACCGCGTCCTGCACGCCCACGCTCAGCCCCTGGGCCATGGCGGGCGGCTGGACGTGGGTGGCATCGCCCGCCAGGAAGATCCGGCCGCGCCGGTAGTGGGCGGCCACCCGGGAGGCGTCGGTGAAGCAGCTGATCCAGCGGCACTGCCCGTGGTGGATGGACTCGCCGGTCAGCCGCTGCCAGGCGTCGGCCAGTTCGGCGTAGGAGAGGGCCTCGCGGTCCTTGGGGCGCATGCCGCGCTCGTAGGCGACCACCCGGGTGACGCCGTCCTCCAGGTCCATCGCCATGATCATGCTGCCGTCGGGGAGGTTCTCCCCGATGCGCCGGCGGCGGGTCTCGATGCCGGTCACATCGGCCGTGTAGAAGCCGCGGGTGGGCTCGGGGCCGGTGAAGTCGATGCCGGCCAGCTTGCGGACGGTGCTGCGCCCGCCGTCGCAGCCGATCAGGTAGCGGGCGCTGTCGCGGCCGGGTCCCTGTGGCCCCTTCAGGGTCACCTCGACGCCGTCGGGGCTCTGGTCCAGGTCGGTGACCTCGTATCCGCGGCGGATGGGCACGCCGAGGTCGCCCGCCCAGTCCTCCAGCATCCGCTCGGTGCGGAACTGCGAGACGCCCCGGGCGCCGCTGTGGTCCTCCTCCAGGAGGTCCAGGTCGATGGGCACCCCGCCGAAGTGGGCGTCGGCGGGCTCGGTGGCGCCGAGCCGGGCGAGCAGGCCGCGCTGGTCGAAGCTCTCGACGGCGCGGCGGGTGAGGCTGGCGCCGCGGGACTCGCGGGCCGGGGCGGGCAGCTTCTCGTAGACGACGACATCCGCGCCGACCAGGCGCAGTTCGCCGGCCATCATCAGTCCGACCGGGCCCGCGCCGACGACGATCACGTCCCTGCTCATGCTCGCGCTCCTGTTCGGTGGGTGGTGCCGGGGGTGCCGAACCAGTGGCCAAGGACGTCGGTCAGGTCGCGGTCGCTGCCCGGCGCGGTCCAGGCGACGTAGCCGTCGGGGCGGATGAGGACCGCCTCGGTCGCTGTGGCCGCTTTCGTGGTCCAGGTGGCGGTGACGACGTCGACGCGGTCGCTCCAGTCGGCGGCCAGGTGGGCCGTCTTGTCCGCGGCGGCGGTGCCTTCGGTGAGGATGAGGACGCCGCGGGCGCTGTGCAGCAGCTCCGCGACGCGGGTGCGGGTGCCCTCGGGGCGGGTCAGTTCCTGCTGCGGCGGCATGCGCCGGCCCAGCAGGGGGTGCTCCCCCGGCCCCAGGTCGTAGCCGATGCCCAGCCCGCTGACGATGCCGGCCAGCTGCCCGGCGGCCTCCTTGTGCTCCATCAGCTCGCCCAGCACGCCGCGCAGCGGATCCATGGCGGCGTCGCCGAGGTAGAGCATCGACGCCGCCTGCGCGTTGCGGATCAACTGCTCCCCGACGGGGTGGCGTTCGCCGTGGTAGGTGTCCAGCAGGTGCTCCGGCGCCCGGCCGGCCAGGTGCGCGGCCAGCTTCCAGCCCAGGTTCGCCGCGTCCTGCAGCCCGGCGCTCAGTCCCCAGGCGGCCAGCGGCGGCATGGCGTGTGCGGCATCGCCCGCCAGCAGCACCCGCCCGCGCCGGTACTCCGTGGCCAGGGCGGCCGCGTTGTTGCAGGCCCACATCCACTGCGCGCTCGCGTGGTGGATGTCCTCGCCGGTCAACTTCTGCCAGGCGTCGGCGATCTGGGGGAACGTCAGTGTGGCGGGGTCCTGGTGTGGGGGCAGGTCCTTGTCGTGGACGACGATGCGGCAGCGGCCCTCGCCCAGCGGGGTGCACACCACCATGTGGCCGCCGGGCAGGCGTTCCCCGATGGGCCGCGGGCGCAGCGTGACCCCGGTGAGCTCCGCGGTGTACATGCCGCGGGTGGCCTCCCAGTGGCGGGCGGGGATGTTGGCGGCCGCGCGGACGGTGCTGTGCGGGCCGTCGCAGCCCACCACGTAGCGGGCGCGGTGTTCGCCGGGGCCCTCGGGCCCCTGGCAGGTGACGACGACGCCGTCGCTCTCCTCGTGCACCCCGGTGACCTCGACCCCGCGGTGCACCACCACCCCCAGCTCGGTGAGCCGGGCGGCCAGCATGTCCTCGGTGCGGGCCTGGGAGAGTCCCAGGACGCCGCTGTGGTCCTCCTCCAGCATGCCC
The sequence above is a segment of the Streptomyces sp. Je 1-369 genome. Coding sequences within it:
- the cysD gene encoding sulfate adenylyltransferase subunit CysD — protein: MTPALDAVTAAGGGGESPYALSHPDALESEAVHILREVAGEFDNPVLLFSGGKDSIVMLHLALKAFTPAPVPFALLHVDTGHNFPEVLAFRDRVVAEHGLRLHVALVQDYIDRGVLKERPDGTRNPLQTRPLTDTIQRERFDAVFGGGRRDEEKARAKERVFSLRDEFSQWDPRRQRPELWNLYNGRHLPREHVRVFPLSNWTELDVWQYIARERIELPAIYFAHEREVFQRHHMWLTAGPWGGPEEGERAEKRRVRYRTVGDMSCTGAVDSDADTIDKVITEIAASRLTERGATRADDKLSEAAMEDRKREGYF
- the cysC gene encoding adenylyl-sulfate kinase, with product MRTGVTVWLTGLPSAGKTTIAYELAARLRAEGHRVEVLDGDEIREALSAGLGFSRTDRHTNVQRIGYVAELLARNGILALAPVIAPYTDSREAVRKRHDSNHTPYLEVHVATPLEVCSARDVKGLYAKQAAGHLTGLTGVDDPYEEPAAPDLRLHAQHQSVQESAAAVHALLTERGLL
- a CDS encoding FAD-dependent monooxygenase; amino-acid sequence: METGVIIVGAGPVGLMLAGELHLGGVNVTVFDKLPAPSGESRALGFNRRAAETLDQRGLLAGLGAFRWGPMGHFGGVRFDLGMLEEDHSGVLGLSQARTEDMLAARLTELGVVVHRGVEVTGVHEESDGVVVTCQGPEGPGEHRARYVVGCDGPHSTVRAAANIPARHWEATRGMYTAELTGVTLRPRPIGERLPGGHMVVCTPLGEGRCRIVVHDKDLPPHQDPATLTFPQIADAWQKLTGEDIHHASAQWMWACNNAAALATEYRRGRVLLAGDAAHAMPPLAAWGLSAGLQDAANLGWKLAAHLAGRAPEHLLDTYHGERHPVGEQLIRNAQAASMLYLGDAAMDPLRGVLGELMEHKEAAGQLAGIVSGLGIGYDLGPGEHPLLGRRMPPQQELTRPEGTRTRVAELLHSARGVLILTEGTAAADKTAHLAADWSDRVDVVTATWTTKAATATEAVLIRPDGYVAWTAPGSDRDLTDVLGHWFGTPGTTHRTGARA
- a CDS encoding FAD-dependent monooxygenase — its product is MSRDVIVVGAGPVGLMMAGELRLVGADVVVYEKLPAPARESRGASLTRRAVESFDQRGLLARLGATEPADAHFGGVPIDLDLLEEDHSGARGVSQFRTERMLEDWAGDLGVPIRRGYEVTDLDQSPDGVEVTLKGPQGPGRDSARYLIGCDGGRSTVRKLAGIDFTGPEPTRGFYTADVTGIETRRRRIGENLPDGSMIMAMDLEDGVTRVVAYERGMRPKDREALSYAELADAWQRLTGESIHHGQCRWISCFTDASRVAAHYRRGRIFLAGDATHVQPPAMAQGLSVGVQDAVNLGWKLAAVLAGHAPDTLLDTYHAERHPIGEQLARNARAAIELRLTGQEMAPLREVLGELLTHKDAAAHLAGVLSGLGIRYDMGPGAHPLLGRRMPPRQELTRPDGTRTRVAELLHPARGVLITTDGADGTGGKAAQLAKDWTHRIDLVTATWSTHPAGPAPQALLIRPDGYVAWTAPGSDSDLTDALTRWFGAPHPPARPL
- a CDS encoding ABC transporter permease, coding for MASTETGAHKDGSDNDLAGLDALETPQPIRTPFTLTLKEKVLPPLTAIALVLAVWQGLISFHIVEDPSKLPAPGAVWDVARQAWLEGELLGYIWTSVSRGLSGFLLALLIGTPLGLLVARLKFLRAAIGPILSGLQSLPSVAWVPPAVIWLGLNNSMMYAVILLGAVPSIANGLVSGVDQVPPLFLRAGRTMGATGLKGTWHVVLPAALPGYVAGLKQGWAFAWRSLMAAEIIASFPDLGLGLGQLLENGRNASDMAMVFEAILLILLVGVAIDLLVFSPLERWVLRSRGLLVHR
- a CDS encoding sulfate adenylyltransferase subunit 1: MSVLSDTAADTLRFATAGSVDDGKSTLVGRLLHDSKSVLADQLEAVAHASRNRGQAAPDLALLTDGLRAEREQGITIDVAYRYFATPRRRFILADTPGHVQYTRNMVTGASTAELTIILVDARNGVVEQTRRHTAIAALLRVPQIVLAVNKMDLVGYQEPAFAAIAEQYTAYVKELGGPEVTVIPICALAGDNVVDSSAHMDWYSGPTVLEHLETVPLSDHLAPLTARLPVQYVIRPQSPGHPDYRGYAGRIAEGTFRTGQQVRVLPSGRTSTITAIERLGRPVETAWALQSVTVLLHDDLDISRGDLIVPAADAPATTREVTATVCHVADQPLTTGHRVLLKHGTRTVKALVTDIPSRLTLEDLSPYPHPGQLVANDIGQVRLRTAEPLPLDTYAHSRRTGSFILIDPADGTTLTAGMVGESFALPDPAAHAAKDEGWDF
- a CDS encoding ABC transporter ATP-binding protein; the protein is MTATLDKATGAAATARHAARLEHVSKSFTGPAGPQLVLDDISLAVAPGEFVTLLGASGCGKSTLLNLVAGLDEPTTGEITTDGRPALMFQEHALFPWLTAGKNIELALKLRGIAPKRRRERAEELLALVRLKGAHHKRVHELSGGMRQRVALARALAQESRLLLMDEPFAALDAITRDVLHDELTRIWSETQLSVLFVTHNVREAARLAQRVILLSSRPGRIAREWAVDIPQPRRIEDSAVAELSIEITEQLRGEIRRHGQY
- a CDS encoding ParB/RepB/Spo0J family partition protein gives rise to the protein MSSAALRYGEPAAGEGTGPRIGPQNIEKTPAQELPVHALSPGLHLRQGGINTAYLQLLVEASGRTELPPVLVQKDGWRIIDGLHRLEAAKLCGDHSIKARLVECTDAEALVLAMKANSSHGLPLSRADRIAGAERVLLAHPEWSDRAIASVTGLSAKTIAVLRERSACATPPGGQRLGLDGKLRSVGAGEGRRRAAAYIHAHPEATLREVARETEVSLGTVHDVSARLRRGVSPERNGLRAPGAHLTLHPADRPADTPPTAHPAPRPDRHAPPQAAEAAPAWETVAAKVAGDPCIRYTAGGKEFLQWMALHAGDPDGWRELVNAVPAHWVGVIAPIAESVGREWSQFAERLRSRQEAV
- a CDS encoding aliphatic sulfonate ABC transporter substrate-binding protein, giving the protein MGLLTRRAAPALLAALLLLAPAGCGYGSQAKDEDTVRIAAGAQKIDGLDSVRIGYFANLTHATALVGNRQGFFQKALGATRARYATFNAGPSEIEALNSGSLDIGWIGPSPAINGFTKSGGTNLRIIGGSASGGVKLVVNPKRITSLDDVRGKRIATPQLGNTQDVAFLNWASQQGWQVDAQSGTGEVTVVRSDNKVTPDAYRSGSIDGAWVPEPTASKIVAQGGRVLLDEKSLWPGHTFVITNIIVSQKFLTRHPRVVEAVLKASVDTNRWIEEHPGRAKRAANRQLEADAGKALPPQVLDPAWQSIDFTDDPLAATLRTEAAHAVRAGLLKRPDLSGIYDLTLLNKVLKTAGHRPVDDANLGVRQPPR